Genomic segment of Bifidobacterium lemurum:
CCCACCCTCGCGCAGACCCCGACCGATATGTTCAATGCGCCCATCGCCGACGCCGATCCCGAAATCGCCGCGATTCTCGACGCCGAATTGCACCGCCAGCAGGACGGTCTGGAGATGATCGCCTCGGAGAACTTCGTGCCGCGCTCCGTATTGCAATGCCAGGGATCCGTGCTCACCAACAAATACGCCGAAGGCTATCCGGGTCGCCGCTACTACGGCGGCTGCGAGCAGGTCGACAGAATCGAGACCATCGCGCGCGAACGCGCCAAAGCCCTGTTCGGCGCCGAATACGCCAACGTGCAGCCGCATTCGGGCGCGCAGGCCAACGCGGCCGTCTACCAGGCGCTCGTCAAACCCGGCGACACCGTGCTCGGCCTCGCGCTCGACCACGGCGGCCACCTGACCCACGGCATGAAGATCAACTTCTCCGGCCGCTTCTACCACGCCGAAGCCTACGAAGTGAACCCCGAGACCTTCCGCATCGATCCGGAGATCATCCGCCGGCGCGCGCTCGAAACCCGCCCCGCCATGATCATCGGCGGATGGAGCGCCTACCCGCGCATCGAGGACTTCAAAGCCATGAAGGAGATCGCCGACGAGGTGGGCGCGAAGTTCTGGGTCGACATGGCCCACTTCGCCGGACTGGTCGCCGCAGGCCTGCATCCTAGTCCCGTGCCCTACGCGGACGTGGTCAGCTCCACCGCGCATAAGACCTTCGGCGGCCCGCGTTCCGGCTTCATCCTCGCCAAGGAGGAGTACGGCAAGAAGCTCAACTCCGCCGTGTTCCCCGGCCAGCAGGGCGGTCCGCTGATGCATGTGATCGCCGGCAAGGCCGTCAGCTTCAAGGTGGCCGGCACCGACGAGTTCAAGAACCGCATGGCCCGCACCCTCGAAGGCGCGAAGATCCTCGCCGAACGCCTCACCGCCGACGATGTGAAGGCCAACGGCATCAGCGTGCTCACCGGCGGCACCGACGTGCATCTGGTGATGGTGGACCTGCGCAACTCCGAAATGGACGGCCAGCAGGGCGAGAACCTGCTCGCCCAGTGCGGCATCACCATCAACCGCAACACCGTGCCCTTCGACCCGCGCCCGGCCTCGGTCGCCTCCGGCCTGCGCATCGGCACCAGCGCACTCGCCACCCGTGGCTTCGGAGCCAAGGAATACGAGGAGGTCGCCGACATCATCGGCACCGCCCTCGCCGCCGGCGTCTCGGCCGACGTGGAGGCTCTCAAAGCCCGCGTCGACAAGCTCGCCGAGGACTTCCCGCTGTATCCCGGACTCGACCAGATCCACTGATCCGTCGCGCTTTCGTGGGCGGAGATCCCTCGACTTCGCTCCGCTCCGCTCGGGATGACGGGTGGAGACCTCTCGTCATCCCGAGTGCGGCGCAGGGATCTCGGATCGTACGTGGAATCGTGGGGTGTGAATCCTTTGGATTGCGGTAGGCTAAGGCACATGGAGAATTTTGGAGTGTTGCACGCCGTTCACTTGAAGGCCATCGCCGCGGCCGAGGCCCAGACTCGACTGGCCGAA
This window contains:
- the glyA gene encoding serine hydroxymethyltransferase: MAEPTLAQTPTDMFNAPIADADPEIAAILDAELHRQQDGLEMIASENFVPRSVLQCQGSVLTNKYAEGYPGRRYYGGCEQVDRIETIARERAKALFGAEYANVQPHSGAQANAAVYQALVKPGDTVLGLALDHGGHLTHGMKINFSGRFYHAEAYEVNPETFRIDPEIIRRRALETRPAMIIGGWSAYPRIEDFKAMKEIADEVGAKFWVDMAHFAGLVAAGLHPSPVPYADVVSSTAHKTFGGPRSGFILAKEEYGKKLNSAVFPGQQGGPLMHVIAGKAVSFKVAGTDEFKNRMARTLEGAKILAERLTADDVKANGISVLTGGTDVHLVMVDLRNSEMDGQQGENLLAQCGITINRNTVPFDPRPASVASGLRIGTSALATRGFGAKEYEEVADIIGTALAAGVSADVEALKARVDKLAEDFPLYPGLDQIH